A region of Ficedula albicollis isolate OC2 chromosome 10, FicAlb1.5, whole genome shotgun sequence DNA encodes the following proteins:
- the CSPG4 gene encoding chondroitin sulfate proteoglycan 4 — protein MGGIATVLLLLLLAGHPQPLTAGPPAGASFFGDSFVEMPLADASRTVRLHLQLLTSQGNGLLFLAAGQPDHLLLQLRAGRLQARLQLGLEEVTLQSPAGLQLNNLAVHDVELLVEDGRMTLTIDGLFNSSADIGGPARELDIQHGLFAGGTGSLDLPYLAQAGPAFRGCLHLVTFNGLDVLSHLSAGGSSKTFHHVQEGCSTQFSAEPEEPFGFPGPHSYAAFPTWEARQEATIEFVITTSATQAPLVYHAGLENDFFYLEISNGRLRGFVEKGNGVIVLHNNVFISDEQQHYVKVHTDVHKFEILIDYYASSTSNRGINNYLDLQGNLFIGGMDEKALQRLREHHLSFISLWTMTNHSFVGCLEDLRINQQRRSLQDAVITKDITAGCGKQDHYWDYEEAYEQDEASTSPPPNGFSGAPGLVVEPCRPDSSFPPAFANISRLLHVSPLIVSEGGMAYLEWKHAQPTVDLSLANIRQSQILFSITSDPRHGQLELDIPGSRSRRKFTLLDIVNRKVRYIHDGSEGPMDQLMLEVTVTTQQGVPECLRQGQVYLLPVMINPVNDAPQVTFPRGNHMTILKHTRKHLTTDILQVLDDDSSCDDLEFQLHGQQVEEGYVELDFHPGVPIEEFSCRDLEAGNVVYVHQGGTDLQLTLQVSDGTIPSPVATLRILAIDPDIRLLNNTGLSLPQGGAARITTANLSVETNAVEQRVAILYVLTEPLKYGEVEKQGSMGGEWKKVESFHQQDLEQGRIQYFSTDPEHRLEDSVEEVRFKVQVGQKLLPNNTFLVRIKRATIKMRTMAPLQMKNKRHRNITSKELEAMLEDPNSAPVPFHYMIVQAPKKGNLELLGNRLTEGFGFTEEDLQGNRLSYSVTIRNSQQAEDSFQFRVHAGEQHSPVYTYRISIGGDPDAPTLTNVLLTVPEGGQAVISKDHLFVQSVNSMDYAYEVIEGPAHGRLAWAASHGWASREEITEFTNDDILQRRLLYQHDDSETLEDDIPFVAVRQGEGSAEAEAEEVRGVFRVSIQPVNDHSPVRAVNRVFSVVRHGQHLLTTDDIAFTDKDSGFSDAQLVLTRKDILFGSIVSVDDRRHQVYRFTQDDLRKKKILFVHSGADRGWIQLQVSDGLHQTTALLEVQASDPYIRIVNNTGLVIHQGTRGSIDSSVLSLETNMDIRSDEEIRFLITTPPRWGTVLRGEQPVMAFSQRDLLAGEISYHHNGSRNARDELQFTVEANEVAVEDTLAISVFLDTHPSPLSIVNHREIYVFQGEAAGIKEEDLLVTHEEIPSQDIVYLVSSPPASGFLAMLQHSQDVNEQPSLDPIQSFTQEDINSGRVLYLHSKPNEERDRFVLDVTARSADPLEGVVVSLVVLPIAVPLDVHNITVPGGGSATISSSVLSIPNAYYPALGVEFRVLEPPRFGSLLSSQRPEQGGLHSFTWSEVENQQIQYRQDGPRSLTDSFTILANASEVSRQSHPRTLFVTIVPRSTKGPRLKVNAGLQLREGATAVLSPHILSAEDEDSPAEEVTYSIQPPANGKVVLRSEPGAEIQRFTQAQIDNGLVLFVHQGALDGGFAFDLWDGENLSPGHFFLIRAQREPVISLARKQSLTVCPGALQPITSQNLQAVSNSPASSSTLYYSIEQAPRLGRLTTSQGDEIRNFTQAQVDSKLIFYQHEMPGKPFWLVQDAIRFRVVTPTTISDSFILLVLISFEENCPQRLTQLWKNAGLQLTRAQQAEIDTSVLDASNLLSQILVPERAGYDVVFLVTEPPAHGQLLVAGVPLEQSRPFFLQSDLAARRLVYAHGGDSVSKDHFSFKAWLQPREQQPARPPQDGVVISEEFNITVASSTTPPRVVKRQEVLQVPPGSVVTLSQEYLDVADPLVSPQEMVYSVLQRPLAGHVASAHNPREPIGRFTQADVNAGRVVFVAAGSRAPGSLALRLSSGHHPPIQTSLEIEVLPAMSTSASPALLEVPQELNRAPVSHHHLLGAAPRGAGNVQYRITREPRFGQVQVNQKPSRGFSQKQLDRGEVTFTFRDLGSPEDDFQFVAVSRAGNRSGVVNVTVRAAVKTRVGSLWPRGTTALLDTSVLDASGLANHTKSVPVFKVRRAPRASRLVRVSREPGQPSSPIETFSQSELEQGLVGLEVLDAGDTQQALQRDSFAFELAAAGVPPALASLEYGIEPYNASRSYGVTLLAVPLAPSPPVPHGTARSSPNASELGVPPTPWLAPGATTSPSPGAGGTFLSFIEANMFSIIIPICLILLLLALILPLLFYLHKRNKTGKHHVQGAPASKAKNGAVPDHETFRRTEPSQSIPLATVTSLEGKGTGPPPPGTGSGAPPDPELLQYCRTSNPPLKNNQYWV, from the exons CCTCTTTCTTCGGGGACAGCTTCGTGGAGATGCCGCTGGCGGACGCCTCGCGCACGGTGcggctgcacctgcagctcctcaccagcCAGGGCAATGGGCTGCtcttcctggctgctggccagcccgaccacctcctgctgcagctgcgAGCCGGCCGCCTGCAG gccaggctgcagctgggcttgGAGGAGGTGACCTTGCAGTCCCCAGCGGGGCTGCAGCTCAATAACCTGGCAGTGCACgacgtggagctgctggtggaggaCGGCAGGATGACGCTGACCATCGATGGCCTCTTCAACAGCTCGGCAGACATCGGGGGGCCGGCGAGGGAGCTGGACATCCAGCACGGCCTCTTCGCCGGCGGGACGGGCAGCCTGGACCTGCCCTACCTGGCCCAGGCCGGCCCTGCCTTCAGGGGCTGCCTGCACCTGGTGACCTTCAACGGCCTGGATGTGCTCTCCCATCTGtctgctggtggcagctccAAGACCTTCCACCACGTGCAGGAAGGGTGCAGCACGCAGTTCTCTGCAGAGCCCGAGGAGCCCTTCGGGTTCCCGGGGCCGCACTCCTACGCTGCTTTTCCCACGTGGGAGGCGAGGCAGGAAGCGACCATCGAGTTTGTGATAACGACGAGCGCCACCCAGGCGCCCCTCGTCTACCACGCAGGGCTGGAGAATGACTTCTTCTACCTGGAGATCTCCAACGGGCGCCTGCGAGGGTTTGTGGAGAAGGGCAACGGCGTCATCGTCCTGCACAACAACGTCTTCATCAGCGACGAGCAGCAGCACTACGTCAAGGTCCACACGGACGTCCACAAGTTTGAGATACTGATAGATTACTATGCCTCATCCACGTCCAACCGGGGCATCAACAACTACCTGGACCTTCAGGGGAACCTCTTCATTGGAGGTATGGATGAAAAAGCTTTGCAAAGGCTGAGGGAGCACCACCTTTCTTTCATCTCCTTGTGGACCATGACCAACCACTCGTTTGTTGGCTGCCTGGAGGACCTCCGGATAAACCAGCAGAGGAGGAGCCTGCAGGACGCCGTCATCACAAAGGACATCACGGCAGGCTGCGGGAAGCAGGACCACTACTGGGACTACGAGGAGGCGTACGAGCAGGACGAGGCATCCACCTCCCCGCCTCCAAACGGCTTTTCGGGAGCGCCAGGCCTGGTGGTGGAACCGTGCCGGCCCGACAGCAGCTTCCCGCCCGCCTTTGCCAACATCAGCAGGCTGCTGCACGTCAGCCCCCTCATTGTCTCTGAAGGGGGCATGGCCTACCTGGAGTGGAAACACGCCCAGCCAACGGTGGACTTGAGCCTGGCCAACATCCGTCAGTCCCAAATCCTCTTCAGCATCACCAGTGACCCCAGGCACggccagctggagctggacatTCCCGGCtccaggagcagaaggaagTTCACCTTGCTGGACATCGTGAATCGGAAGGTCAGGTATATCCACGATGGCTCCGAGGGGCCCATGGACCAGCTGATgctggaggtgacagtgaccaCGCAGCAGGGGGTCCCGGAGTGCCTGCGGCAGGGGCAGGTGTACCTGCTGCCCGTCATGATCAACCCTGTCAACGACGCCCCGCAGGTCACCTTCCCCCGTGGGAACCACATGACCATCCTGAAGCACACACGGAAACACCTGACCACCGACATCCTGCAGGTCCTGGACGATGACTCGTCCTGCGATGACCTCGAGTTCCAGCTGCACGGTCAGCAGGTGGAGGAGGGGTATGTGGAGTTGGACTTCCACCCCGGAGTGCCCATCGAAGAGTTCTCCTGCAGGGATCTGGAGGCTGGCAACGTAGTCTATGTGCACCAGGGTGGGACAGACTTACAGCTCACCCTGCAGGTGAGTGACGGCACCATCCCGAGCCCCGTTGCCACCCTGAGGATCCTGGCCATCGATCCCGACATCCGCCTGCTGAATAACACCGGCCTGTCCCTCCCACAAGGAGGGGCCGCACGCATCACCACGGCCAACCTGTCGGTGGAGACCAACGCTGTGGAACAACGGGTCGCCATCCTCTACGTCCTCACGGAGCCTCTCAAGTACGGTGAGGTCGAGAAGCAAGGGAGCATGGGAGGGGAATGGAAAAAAGTCGAGTCCTTCCACCAACAGGACCTGGAGCAGGGGCGCATCCAGTATTTTAGCACAGACCCGGAGCACCGACTGGAAGACAGCGTGGAGGAGGTGAGATTCAAAGTCCAGGTGGGGCAGAAGCTCTTGCCGAACAACACCTTCCTCGTAAGGATTAAAAGAGCCACCATTAAGATGAGGACCATGGCTCCTCTCCAGATGAAGAATAAACGGCACAGAAATATcaccagcaaggagctggaggcaATGTTGGAAGATCCAAACTCTGCCCCGGTTCCCTTCCACTACATGATCGTCCAGGCTCCCAAAAAGGGAAACCTGGAGCTGCTTGGCAACAGGCTGACTGAAGGCTTTGGATTTACTGAAGAGGACCTGCAGGGAAACCGCCTGAGCTACAGCGTGACCATCAGGAACTCCCAGCAAGCCGAGGACTCCTTCCAGTTCCGCGTCCACGCCGGCGAGCAGCACTCGCCCGTCTACACCTACAGAATCAGCATTGGGGGGGACCCCGATGCACCAACCCTGACCAACGTGCTCCTGACCGTGCCGGAGGGTGGCCAGGCCGTCATCTCCAAGGATCACTTGTTTGTGCAGAGCGTGAACAGCATGGACTACGCCTACGAGGTGATCGAGGGGCCGGCGCACGGCAGGCTGGCCTGGGCCGCCTCCCACGGCTGGGCCTCCAGGGAGGAGATCACCGAGTTCACCAACGACGACATCCTGCAGCGCCGGCTGCTGTACCAGCACGACGACTCGGAGACGCTGGAGGACGACATCCCCTTCGTGGCCGTCAGGCAGGGCGAGGGCAGCGCCGAGGCCGAGGCCGAGGAGGTGAGGGGCGTTTTCAGGGTGTCCATCCAGCCCGTCAATGACCACAGCCCCGTGCGGGCCGTGAACAGAGTGTTCAGCGTGGTGCGCCACGGGCAGCACCTGCTGACCACCGACGACATCGCCTTCACCGACAAGGACTCGGGCTTCTCCGACGCGCAGCTGGTGCTGACCAGGAAGGACATCTTGTTTGGCAGCATCGTGTCCGTCGATGACAGGAGGCACCAGGTCTATCGATTCACACAGGATGACCTGAGGAAGAAGAAGATCCTCTTTGTCCATTCTGGGGCTGACCGGGGCTGGATCCAGCTACAGGTCTCGGATGGCCTCCACCAAACCACGGCCCTCCTGGAAGTGCAGGCGTCAGACCCCTACATCAGAATAGTCAACAACACCGGTCTGGTCATCCACCAGGGCACACGAGGGAGCATTGACTCCTCTGTCCTCAGCCTGGAGACCAACATGGACATCAGGTCAGACGAAGAGATACGGTTCCTGATAACCACCCCCCCGAGGTGGGGGACCGTGCTGAGAGGGGAGCAGCCGGTCATGGCCTTCTCCCAGAGGGACCTGCTGGCAGGAGAGATCTCCTACCACCACAACGGGAGCAGGAACGCCCGGGACGAGCTCCAGTTCACTGTAGAAGCAAATGAGGTGGCAGTGGAAGACACGCTGGCCATCAGTGTCTTCTTGGATacccatcccagccccctgAGCATAGTCAACCACAGGGAGATCTATGTTTTCCAGGGGGAAGCGGCTGGGATCAAGGAGGAGGACTTACTG GTGACCCACGAAGAGATCCCTTCCCAAGACATCGTCTACCTGGTGAGCAGCCCCCCAGCCTCTGGCTTCCTGGCAAtgcttcagcacagccaggacgTGAAcgagcagcccagcctggaccCCATCCAGTCCTTCACCCAGGAGGACATCAACAGTGGCAGAGTCCTCTACCTGCACTCCAAGCCCAACGAGGAGCGTGACCGCTTTGTCCTGGACGTCACAGCCCGCAGTGCAGACCCTCTGGAGGGGGTGGTGGTCAGCCTGGTTGTGCTCCCCATCGCCGTCCCCTTGGACGTCCACAAC ATCACGGTGCCGGGAGGGGGCTCTGCCACCATCTCCTCGAGCGTCCTCAGCATTCCCAACGCCTACTACCCAGCCCTCGGTGTGGAGTTCAGGGTGCTCGAGCCCCCCAGGTTTGGCAGCCTCCTGAGCAGCCAGCGGCCCGAGCAGGGCGGGCTGCACAGCTTCACCTGGAGCGAG GTGGAGAACCAGCAGATCCAGTACCGGCAGGATGGTCCCCGATCGCTCACGGACAGTTTCACCATCCTGGCCAACGCCTCCGAGGTATCCCGACAGAGCCATCCCCGGACTCTGTTCGTCACCATCGTGCCCCGCAGCACCAAGGGGCCGCGCCTGAAGGTCAACGCCGGCTTGCAG ctgcGGGAAGGTGCCACGGCTGTCCTCAGCCCCCACATCCTGAGTGCCGAGGACGAGGACTCCCCAGCAGAAGAGGTGACCTATTCCATCCAGCCCCCGGCCAACGGGAAGGTTGTGCTGAGGTCAGAGCCCGGCGCTGAGATCCAGAGGTTCACCCAGGCCCAGATAGACAACGGCCTCGTCCTCTTCGTGCACCAAG GAGCCCTGGATGGCGGCTTCGCCTTCGATCTGTGGGATGGTGAGAACCTGTCTCCTGGGCACTTCTTCCTCATCAGGGCCCAGAGGGAGCCTGTCATCAGCCTGGCCAGGAAGCAGAGCCTCACGGTCTGCCCAG GTGCCCTGCAGCCCATCACCAGCCAGAACCTGCAGGCAGTGAGCAACAGCCCCGCCAGCTCCAGCACTCTGTACTACAGCATCGAGCAAGCCCCGCGCCTGGGCAGGCTCACCACCTCACAGGGGGATGAAATCAGGAACTTCACCCAAGCCCAG GTGGACAGCAAGCTGATTTTCTACCAGCATGAGATGCCAGGCAAGCCCTTCTGGCTGGTCCAAGATGCCATCCGCTTCCGTGTGGTCACTCCCACGACCATCTCAGATTCGTTCATCCTCCTCGTCCTGATCTCCTTTGAGGAAAACTGTCCCCAGCGCTTGACTCAGCTTTGGAAAAATGCAG GTCTGCAGCTCACAAGGGCTCAGCAGGCCGAGATTGACACCTCGGTGTTGGATGCCTCCAACCTCCTGAGCCAAATCCTGGTCCCTGAGAGGGCTGGATACGATGTTGTCTTCCTGGTGACGGAGCCACCAGCTCATGGACAGCTGTTGGTGGCCGGTGTGCCTCTGGAGCAGTCACGGCCGTTCTTCCTGCAGTCAGACCTGGCAGCGAGGCGCTTGGTGTATGCCCATGGTGGGGACAGCGTCTCCAAAGACCATTTCAGTTTCAAGGCTTGGCTGCAGCcccgggagcagcagccagcccgTC CTCCACAGGATGGGGTGGTCATCTCTGAGGAGTTCAACATAACagtggccagcagcaccacgCCGCCGCGGGTGGTGAAGCGGCAGGAAGTGCTGCAGGTCCCGCCAGGCTCCGTGGTCACCTTGTCACAGGAGTACCTGGACGTGGCAGACCCGCTGGTGTCCCCACAGGAGATGGTGTACAGCGTCCTCCAGAGGCCCCTCGCTGGCCACGTGGCCAGCGCACACAACCCACGGGAGCCCATCGGCCGCTTCACCCAAGCGGACGTCAATGCCGGCCGCGTGGTGTTTGTCGCCGCTGGGAGCCGTGCCCCAGGCTCCTTAGCCCTGAGGCTCTCCAGTGGCCACCACCCACCCATCCAGACCTCGCTGGAGATCGAGGTGCTGCCAGCCATGAGcaccagtgccagcccagccctgctggaggtGCCCCAAGAGCTGAACAGGGCCCCCGTGTCCCACCATCACCTGCTGGGTGCCGCGCCACGAGGGGCGGGCAACGTCCAGTACAGGATCACCAGGGAGCCCAGGTTTGGACAGGTGCAAGTCAACCAAAAGCCATCACGGGGCTTCTCACAGAAGCAGCTGGATCGCGGGGAGGTGACGTTCACCTTCAGGGACCTCGGGTCGCCTGAGGATGACTTCCAGTTCGTCGCCGTTTCGCGGGCAGGGAACAGGAGCGGGGTGGTGAACGTGACGGTCCGAGCTGCGGTGAAGACCCGAGTGGGCAGCCTGTGGCCCCGAggcaccacagccctgctggacaCCAGCGTCCTCGATGCCAGCGGGCTGGCCAACCACACCAAGAGCGTCCCGGTCTTCAAGGTCCGCAGGGCGCCCCGTGCCAGCCGGCTGGTGAGGGTGtccagggagccagggcagcccagctccccgATAGAAACCTTCAGCCAGAGCGAGCTGGAGCAAgggctggtggggctggaggtgctggatgctggggacacccagcaagccctgcagagggacagcTTTGCCTTCGAGCTGGCGGCTGCCGGCGTGCCACCGGCGCTGGCGTCCCTGGAGTACGGCATCGAGCCCTACAATGCCTCCAGATCCTACGGGGTCACCCTGCTGGCGGTCCCGCTGGCACCCTCGCCCCCCGTGCCCCACGGCACGGCGCGGAGCAGCCCCAATGCCAGCGAGCTGGGCGTGCCCCCCACTCCCTGGCTGGCCCCCGGTGCCACCACtagccccagccccggggcgGGGGGCACCTTCCTCAGCTTCATCGAGGCCAACATGTTCAGCATCATCATCCCCATCTgcctcatcctcctgctgctggccctcatcctgcccctgctcttCTACCTGCACAAGCGCAACAAGACGGGGAAGCACCACGTCCAG GGCGCCCCCGCCTCCAAGGCCAAGAACGGGGCCGTGCCAGACCACGAGACCTTCCGgaggacagagcccagccagaGCATCCCCCTAGCGACTGTCACCAGCCTGGAGGGCAAGGGCACGGGCCCCCCGCCCCCGGGCACGGGCTCCGGGGCACCTCCAGACCCCGAGCTCCTGCAGTACTGCCGGACTTCCAACCCCCCGCTGAAAAACAACCAGTACTGGGTGTGA
- the SNX33 gene encoding sorting nexin-33: MALKARALYNFQSENKEEISIQENEELVIFSENSLDGWLQGQNSRGETGLFPASYVEILRSRSGSSYTDYSSSPVGSPGHDSSLYSASPNPGISYQGSFEDDDDDDWDDWDDACTVVEEPRSAPGTNGHPSPSLQYPAAYGHHQHASGYRPKPALERQDSMSSSKRGSVVGRNLNRFSCFVRSGVEAFILGDVPLMSKIAETYCIEMGSRGPQWRANPSPFICSVEDPTKQTKFKGIKSYISYKLTPSNINSPVYRRYKHFDWLYNRLLHKFTVISVPHLPEKQATGRFEEDFIEKRKRRLILWMEHMTSHPVLSQYEGFQHFLCCRDEKQWKLGKRRAEKDEMVGASFLLTIQIPTEHQDLQDVEDRVDAFKAFSKKMDDSVLQLTNVASELVRKHVGGFRKEFQKLGNAFQAISHSFHMDPPYSLDALNNAISHTGKTYEAVGEMFAEQPKNDLFLMLDTLSLYQGLLSNFPDIIHLQKGAFAKVKESQRMSDEGRMDQEEADGIRKRCRVVGFALQAEMNHFHERRVADFKRMMQSYLRQQIVFYQRVSQQLEKTLRMYDNL, translated from the exons ATGGCGTTGAAAGCCAGAGCGCTTTACAACTTCCAGAGCGAAAACAAAGAGGAGATCAGCATCCAGGAGAACGAGGAGCTCGTCATCTTCAGCGAGAACTCCCTGGACGGGTGGTTACAGGGCCAAAACAGCCGTGGGGAGACCGGCCTCTTCCCTGCTTCCTACGTCGAGATCCTGCGCTCCCGCTCGGGCTCCAGCTACACGGACTATTCCAGCAGCCCTGTCGGCTCCCCCGGGCACGATTCCTCCTTGTACTCGGCATCCCCCAACCCCGGCATCTCCTACCAGGGCAGTTTTGAGGATGACGACGACGACGATTGGGACGACTGGGACGATGCGTGCACGGTGGTGGAGGAGCCCCGCAGCGCGCCGGGCACCAACGGGCACCCCTCGCCCAGCCTGCAGTACCCGGCAGCCTACGGCCACCACCAGCACGCCTCGGGCTACCGGCCCAAGCCGGCGCTGGAGAGGCAGGACAGCATGAGCTCCTCCAAGAGGGGCAGCGTGGTGGGGAGAAACCTCAACCGCTTCTCCTGCTTTGTCCGCTCCGGGGTGGAAGCCTTCATCCTGGGCGACGTGCCCCTGATGTCCAAGATCGCCGAGACCTACTGCATCGAGATGGGCTCCAGGGGCCCGCAGTGGAGGGCCAACCCCAGCCCCTTCATCTGCTCCGTGGAGGACCCCACCAAGCAAACCAAGTTCAAGGGCATCAAGAGCTACATCTCCTACAAGCTGACCCCCAGCAACATCAACTCGCCCGTGTACCGGCGGTACAAGCACTTCGACTGGCTCTACAACCGGCTGCTGCACAAGTTCACGGTGATCTCGGTGCCCCACCTGCCCGAGAAGCAGGCCACCGGCCGCTTCGAGGAGGACTTCATCGAGAAGCGCAAGCGGCGGCTGATCCTCTGGATGGAGCACATGACCAGCCACCCCGTCCTGTCCCAGTACGAGGGCTTCCAGCACTTCCTCTGCTGCCGCGACGAGAAGCAGTGGAAGCTGGGCAAGCGCCGGGCGGAGAAGGACGAGATGGTGGGCGCCAGCTTCCTCCTCACCATCCAGATTCCCACGGAGCACCAGGACCTGCAGGACGTGGAGGACCGCGTGGACGCCTTCAAGGCCTTCAGCAAGAAGATGGACGACAGCGTGCTGCAGCTGACCAACGTGGCGTCGGAGCTGGTGCGCAAGCACGTGGGCGGCTTCCGCAAGGAGTTCCAGAAGCTGGGCAATGCCTTCCAAGCCATCAGCCACTCCTTCCACATGGACCCTCCCTACAGCTTGGATGCCCTCAACAACGCCATCTCCCACACGGGCAAGACCTACGAGGCTGTGGGGGAGATGTTCGCTGAGCAGCCCAAGAACGACCTGTTCCTCATGCTGGACACTCTCTCCTTGTACCAAGGGCTCCTCTCCAACTTCCCAGACATCATCCACCTGCAGAAAG GCGCCTTCGCCAAGGTGAAGGAGAGCCAGCGCATGAGCGACGAGGGCAGGATGGACCAGGAGGAGGCGGATGGGATCCGCAAGCGCTGCCGCGTGGTGGGCTTCGCCCTGCAGGCTGAGATGAACCACTTCCACGAGCGGCGCGTGGCCGACTTCAAGAGGATGATGCAGTCCTACCTGAGGCAGCAGATCGTCTTCTACCAGCGCgtcagccagcagctggagaagacGCTGCGCATGTACGACAACCTCTAA